From one Misgurnus anguillicaudatus chromosome 2, ASM2758022v2, whole genome shotgun sequence genomic stretch:
- the LOC129443415 gene encoding NACHT, LRR and PYD domains-containing protein 1 homolog: protein MSVTQMYEMDRSRTFFSGEQQSKAALYTEPVIIQRDKLRLLSVTEVCVDHFFGDIFNPIAVILQGSSGSGKSSIAQRIMLDWASGKYPAKFYLVFYLKCEELMCFSEEMSLIDLLSWSCSLTSNQIIQMLQQISLKVLFIIDGFEELRFIQDILYTPQPTDLHQKAPPKVSVYALLKGQILPDSFLLITTRSSATQTLNNLINRPQCFTNTIMGFSEKTIEEYFQKFFQDEELFRKAYESVKSNETLLTACSIPIICWIICIVIRKRFNECADLTRGLETTTSIYVEFVSTVLEHHCQGLNESVPNLLKSLGQLAERGMLEQQILFDKKNMQETVQDPVNNKFLNKFLLEKRIQQETMFRFIHFSFQKFFTALYFVLLDEDESQKKVRELLHTVERGWALSCWSAADFSDRDSEIRSSKQLQSVILFLCGLCKNEMIDSFFKKHNVTVSINIETQLKEWIHRCLLKYQHETMMFILHCLFELHEKSFIEKVLGDLVLIDLSNISLNKTDCWVLRFCFQCCERIRNLRLNVTSDHLKILQPALCRYEELWLIVDHISDDVGNFILALGDGKIMNQLMIEVDKNKNRSCPDIIGSVEDGVVTLSVSCSKISINRPIPLDLTLICPRPAICTINWRDVLQTFMRCTQEPEGSDKEVVALIRVLRSSSGLKKINLQVDILSDTLAHTIISLIQTCPSLSELGIKAILTLQQEVIQTLQESLMHMDWMLNISRKSVLLKRDKDLTEEELKTEYMEEVLVSVSSSKLQAHGPTTSMFTPELTNRDEAKGENTHRFVSPHAGQFQCSLTNLVFVMKGEGEMLYKIVPWDPRLLDGLGQMQPAGPLYNIDCFEGSISQLHLPHCEILSEENKVSLAVAHITGDKVEVLQPLKVSSTHVIINITEFSLFGLIKNIIFLEWPVQSQVLLFVRPLSVKRKEKILDVHLLPVTVPVSEVQSQHKENVYIKTTSICHLIPGRQYSLCCQPEGFEVQPQGQMFERSFGPNYHPTFEVFLDVNTEEFKMGVLDKTEAKEVWMTRRVILTGQSPNADTADVKMATEFVDKHRDQLIQKVISVMSIADCLKGKDMIPSELYGKLNAAQTDQEKMRILFKVLDSGGREVKYEFYIQLEKREKHLVEDLESGC, encoded by the exons ATGTCAGTTACCCAAATGTATGAGATGGATAGATCGAGAACCTTCTTTTCTGGTGAACAACAGTCAAAAGCAGCCCTGTATACTGAACCTGTGATCATACAAAGAGACAAGCTTCGTCTTCTTTCAGTAACTGAAGTTTGTGTTGATCACTTCTTTGGTGATATATTTAATCCAATAGCTGTTATTCTCCAGGGAAGCTCTGGGAGCGGCAAATCATCAATAGCACAAAGGATCATGTTAGACTGGGCATCTGGAAAATATCCAGCAAaattttatcttgttttttatCTGAAGTGTGAAGAGCTGATGTGTTTTTCTGAAGAGATGAGTTTGATTGATCTCTTGAGCTGGAGTTGCAGTTTGACTTCAAATCAGATAATACAGATGCTACAGCAGATTTCATTAAAAGTTCTCTTCATTATTGATGGATTTGAGGAGCTTAGATTCATACAAGACATTCTCTACACACCACAACCCACTGATTTACACCAGAAAGCCCCACCTAAAGTCTCTGTTTATGCGCTGCTGAAGGGACAAATCCTGCCGGACTCTTTCCTGCTGATCACCACCAGATCTTCAGCTACACAGACACTGAACAATTTGATCAACAGACCTCAATGTTTCACAAATACAATTATGGGCTTTTCTGAGAAGACGATAGAGGAGTACTTCCAGAAGTTTTTTCAGGATGAGGAACTCTTTAGGAAAGCTTATGAGTCTGTTAAGTCAAATGAAACCCTGTTGACTGCCTGCTCCATTCCCATTATCTGCTGGATCATCTGCATAGTTATCAGAAAAAGATTCAATGAGTGTGCAGATTTAACAAGAGGTCTGGAAACAACAACATCCATATATGTTGAGTTTGTGTCCACTGTACTTGAGCATCACTGTCAGGGTTTGAACGAGTCTGTCCCAAACCTGCTGAAGAGTCTGGGTCAACTGGCAGAGAGAGGGATGCTGGAACAACAAATTCTGTTTGATAAGAAAAACATGCAAGAAACAGTCCAAGATCCAGTTAACAATAAATTCTTGAACAAATTCCTATTGGAAAAAAGAATCCAGCAAGAGACAATGTTCAGATTCATACATTTCAGCTTTCAGAAGTTCTTCACTGCTCTGTACTTTGTCTTATTGGATGAAGATGAGTCTCAGAAGAAAGTCAGAGAGCTTCTTCACACTGTAGAGAGAGGATGGGCTTTGTCCTGTTGGTCTGCTGCTGACTTCTCAGACAGAGATTCAGAAATAAGAAGTTCAAAGCAGTTACAGTCTGTGATTTTGTTCCTCTGTGGTCTCTGTAAGAATGAAATGATCGACTCATTCTTTAAAAAGCACAATGTGACTGTTAGTATCAACATAGAAACCCAGCTGAAGGAATGGATCCATCGATGTTTATTGAAATATCAACATGAAACCATGATGTTCATTCTTCATTGTCTCTTTGAGCTTCATGAGAAGAGCTTCATTGAGAAAGTTTTGGGAGATTTGGTTCTGATCGATCTGTCCAACATTTCCCTAAACAAGACAGACTGCTGGGTGCTGCGGTTTTGTTTTCAGTGCTGTGAACGCATCAGAAACCTGAGACTCAATGTTACATCTGATCATCTGAAGATACTTCAGCCTGCATTGTGTCGTTATGAAGAGCTGTG GTTGATAGTTGATCACATTTCAGATGATGTTGGGAATTTCATCTTGGCTCTTGGAGATGGAAAGATTATGAATCAGCTGAT GATAGAAGTGGATAAAAACAAGAACAGAAGCTGTCCAGATATCATTGGATCAGTTGAAGATGGTGTCGTCAC ATTGTCCGTTAGCTGCTCCAAAATCTCAATAAATAGACCAATACCCTTAGATTTAACTCTGATTTGTCCTCGTCCCGCAATTTGCACAATAAACTGGAGAGACGTTCTGCAGACGTTCATGAGATGTACACAAGA ACCTGAAGGTTCTGATAAAGAGGTTGTTGCTCTCATACGAGTCCTGCGCTCTTCATCTGGTTTAAAGAAAATTAATCTGCAGGTGGACATCTTGAGTGACACACTGGCCCACACAATCATTTCCCTCATCCAGACATGTCCCAGTCTCAGTGAACTTGG gATAAAAGCCATATTGACATTACAACAGGAGGTAATCCAGACCCTGCAGGAATCATTAATGCACATGGATTGGATGCTCAACAT CTCGAGGAAATCTGTGTTGCTTAAACGTGACAAAGATTTAACAGAGGAGGAACTGAAGACAGAATACa tgGAAGAGGTTCTGGTGTCTGTGTCTTCCTCAAAATTACAAGCACATGGACCAACG ACCTCCATGTTCACACCTGAGCTCACTAATAGAGATGAAGCTAAAGGAGAAAATACACACAG GTTTGTTTCTCCACATGCTGGTCAGTTCCAGTGCAGTTTGACAAACCTTGTGTTTGTAATGAAGGGGGAAGGAGAGATGTTGTATAAAATCGTGCCCTGGGATCCACGGCTCTTAGATGGTTTGGGTCAGATGCAGCCTGCAGGTCCCTTGTACAACATCGACTGTTTTGAAGGTTCAATCTCACAACTGCATCTTCCACACTGTGAAATTCTCTCAg AGGAGAATAAAGTCAGTTTGGCTGTAGCACACATCACTGGTGATAAGGTAGAAGTGTTGCAGCCACTCAAAGTGAGCAGCACTCATGTGATTATTAATATCACAGAGTTTTCTCTGTTTGGACTCATAAAAAATATCATATTCCTTGAATGGCCTGTTCAGTCCCAAGTTTTGCTGTTTGTTCGTCCATTATCTGTCAAACGGAAAGAGAAAATACTGGATGTCCATTTACTTCCAGTGACTGTTCCAGTGTCAGAG GTCCAGAGCcaacacaaagaaaatgtatacattaaaaCCACTTCCATATGTCACCTGATTCCTGGGAGACAATACAGTCTGTGCTGTCAACCAGAGGGATTTGAAGTGCAGCCACAG GGTCAGATGTTTGAGCGTAGTTTTGGTCCAAACTATCATCCCACATTTGAAGTGTTTCTTGATGTCAACACTGAGGAGTTTAAAATGGGTGTTTTGGATAAAACTGAAGCAAAGGAAGTATGGATGACAAGACGAGTTATTCTTACAG gaCAAAGTCCCAATGCAGACACTGCCGATGTCAAAATGGCCACAG AATTTGTGGACAAACACCGTGATCAGCTCATTCAGAAAGTGATCTCAGTGATGTCAATAGCTGACTGTCTGAAGGGCAAAGACATGATCCCTTCTGAATTGTATGGAAAACTTAACGCTGCACAAACAGACCAAGAAAAAATGAGAATTTTATTTAAGGTTCTTGACTCAGGAGGACGTGAGGTAAAATATGAATTCTACATTCAACTggaaaagagagaaaaacacctAGTAGAGGACCTGGAGTCTGGATGTTGA